In the Streptomyces sp. WMMC940 genome, AGTCCTGGGGCGCGGGACTGCAGTACTTCACCGGGGCCAAGGCGCACAACATCCGCACCCGTGAGATCGCGGTGCGCCAGGGGCTCAAACTGTCCGAGTACGGGCTCTTCGACGCCGAGAGCGGCGAGAGGATCGTCTCCTCGACCGAGGAGGAGATCTACGCACGCCTGGGCCTGCCCTGGATCCCCCCGACCCTGCGCGAGGACCGGGGCGAGATCGAGGCCGCGCTCCGTGGTGAACTGCCCGTGCTGGTCACGGAGGAGGACATCCGCGGCGATCTGCACACCCACACCGATCTCACCGACGGTCTGGCCCCGCTGGAGGAGATGGTCGCCGCGGCCGCGGCGCGCGGATACTCCTACTACGCGGTGACCGACCATGCCCCGGACCTCGCCATGCAGCGCATGACGAAGGAGAAGGCGCTCGCCCAGCGGGAACGGGTCCGTGAACTCGACCGCCGGCGCACGGGCATGCGCCTGCTGCACGGCACCGAGCTCAACATCGGTCCCGACGGGGACGTGGACTGGCCCGACGACTTCCTCGCGGGCTTCGACATCTGTGTGGCCTCGATCCACTCCCACTTCAACCAGAGCCGGGACGACCTCACCCGCCGCCTCGTCCGGGCCTGCGAGAACCCGTACGTCTCCGTCATCGGCCACCCCACGACCCGCAAGATCGGCAAACGGCCCCCCGTCGACGCCGACTTCGACGCGGTCTTCGCGGCCTGCGCCCGCACGGGCACGGCCCTGGAGATCAACGCCCACCCCGAGCGGCTCGACCTCGGTGACGAGGACATCCTGCGCGCCAAGCGCCACGGCGTGCGCTTCGCGATCGACTCGGACGCGCACTCCACCACCCATCTGCCCTACATGAGGTACGGGGTGGCGACGGCCCAGCGCGGCCGGCTCACCAAGGACGACGTCGTCAACACCTGGCCGCCGGCGAGACTCAGGCGCTTCCTGCGCCCCTCGGCCTGACCGCCGGTCCCGGCGCGCCCGTCGATCCGGCCGCCCGGCCCACCGCTCAGCACGGCAGGCGCCATGCGTCCAGCTCCAGCCGCTTGCGCATGGAGGACAGTCCCAGCCGTCGGGACTCCGCGCAGAACTCCCGGTTGGGCAGCGCGTACTCGACGTGGAAGACGGCCTTCCCCGCCGCGACGAACGGGGTGAGCTTCGCGCACTCGCCGTACTGGGCGCATTCCTCGTTGACCGCGAAGTCGAAGTACCCGACCAGCTCCGCCACCTGGGGCAGGTCGTTCTTCAGCCCGACGGACAGCCCGCGTTCATGGGCGATACGGGCGATCATG is a window encoding:
- the polX gene encoding DNA polymerase/3'-5' exonuclease PolX, giving the protein MARANDEIEAILQEYADLIAITGGDAFRARSYEKAARAIGGYPADVATLDPKGLREIPHVGKSIADKIVEYLASGRITAVEDRRQSVPAGVRELIAIPMLGPKKALLLYEELGISSVDQLLDAVHEERLRDLRGFGEKTEANILHGIALMQKAGSRILLNAAMDAAEQIVDELSGVEGCERCAYAGSLRRMCETIGDIDILVAADASAPFMDALAALPYTAEVIAHGAKKTSIRTTKGLQVDLRVLPPESWGAGLQYFTGAKAHNIRTREIAVRQGLKLSEYGLFDAESGERIVSSTEEEIYARLGLPWIPPTLREDRGEIEAALRGELPVLVTEEDIRGDLHTHTDLTDGLAPLEEMVAAAAARGYSYYAVTDHAPDLAMQRMTKEKALAQRERVRELDRRRTGMRLLHGTELNIGPDGDVDWPDDFLAGFDICVASIHSHFNQSRDDLTRRLVRACENPYVSVIGHPTTRKIGKRPPVDADFDAVFAACARTGTALEINAHPERLDLGDEDILRAKRHGVRFAIDSDAHSTTHLPYMRYGVATAQRGRLTKDDVVNTWPPARLRRFLRPSA